A DNA window from Rhipicephalus sanguineus isolate Rsan-2018 chromosome 8, BIME_Rsan_1.4, whole genome shotgun sequence contains the following coding sequences:
- the LOC119402491 gene encoding putative protein TPRXL produces MATDNGISSNGLVSHPLAEPLHSLPSSRKGSGEEDVTASDSAGSPCGPSVIPAACQSSSPNGDSHDHGNTAIEFADDGKIAVVPSCDDLRSSGASDIPRKSAESSPVKQSPKSATPAASPGSPTSSTLQELSSGLHDPEGCATTTLESPTREERSVAS; encoded by the exons ATGGCGACGGACAACGGAATCTCCTCCAATGGACTCGTGTCGCATCCATTGGCGGAGCCACTGCACAGCCTGCCGAGTAGCAGGAAAGGCAGCGGGGAAGAAGACGTGACTGCTTCGGACAGTGCAGG GTCACCCTGCGGACCTTCGGTTATTCCAGCGGCCTGCCAGAGCTCTAGTCCGAACGGTGACTCGCATGACCACGGAAACACCGCCATCGAGTTTGCAGATGATGGCAAGATTGCAGTGGTTCCGAGCTGCGATGACTTGCGCAGCTCGGGAGCTTCAGACATTCCACGCAAGTCAGCCGAATCTAGCCCAGTCAAACAGTCTCCTAAAAGCGCAACCCCTGCCGCGAGTCCAGGCTCGCCCACTTCATCAACGCTTCAGGAACTTAGTTCCGGATTACACGATCCAGAAGGCTGTGCAACGACAACACTTGAATCACCAACGCGGGAGGAGAGGAGTGTTGCCAGTTGA